TCCGAGCCCGCCCAGGACAAGGACGCCATCAAGGCTCTGTTCCCTGCCACCTACGGACAGCCCGTGGTGAGCTTTGTCGAGGGCAACGGCGAGGGCCTGACCGACAAGCCCATCAACGTGGCCGTGATCCTTTCGGGCGGACAGGCTCCCGGCGGACACAACGTCATAGCCGGCGTGTTCGACGGCATCAAGAAGGCCAACCCCAACAGCAAGGTGTACGGCTTCCTGAAGGGCCCCGGCGGAGCCATCAACAACAACTATACGCAGCTCACGACCGAATTTGTGGACGCATACCGCAATACGGGCGGCTTTGACATGATCATGTCCGGCAGAGACAAGATCGAGACCCCCGAGCAGCTGGAGAGCTGCGAGGCGAACTTCAAGAAGCTGGGCCTCTCCTGCGTGATCATCATTGGCGGAGACGACTCCAACACCAACGCAGCCGTGCTGGCCGAATATATGAAGGCCAAGGACACCGGCGTCAAGGTCATCGGCGTGCCCAAGACCATCGACGGCGACATGAAGAATGACGAGATCGAGGCCTCCTTTGGCTTTGACACCGCCTGCAAGACCTACTCCGAGCTCATAGGCAACATAGAGAGAGACGCCAGCAGCGCCGTAAAATACTGGCACTTCATCAAGCTCATGGGCAGAGCCGCCAGCCACGTGGCGCTGGAATGCGCGCTCCAGACCCAGCCCAATATCTGCCTCATCTCCGAGGAAGTCAAGGAAAAGAAGATCACCCTGTCCGAGATAGTCAACAGCATCACCGACACCATAGTCCGCAGAGCCGAGGCCGGCAAGAACTACGGCGTCATCCTCATCCCCGAGGGTCTGCCCGAATTCATAGCGGACATCAAGACCACCATTGACGAGATCAGCGACATACTGGGCATAGACGCCGCCGCTCTGGCGGACATGGACGCCGACGCCAAGGCCAAGCATATCACCGGCAAGCTGTCCGCCCACTCCGCAGAGGTGTTTTCCTCTCTGCCCGTTGCCGACAGACAGGTGCTCATGACCCGCGACAGCCACGGCAACGTGCCTCTCAGCCAGGTGGAGACGGAAAAGCTGCTGATCAGCCTGGTCTCCGACCGCATCAAGCAGCTGAAGGCCGAGGGCAAGGCCGACAAGGTCAAGTTCAAGGCGTTGGGCCACTTCCTGGGCTACGAAGGCCGCTGCGCCGCTCCTTCCAACTATGACGCCGATTATTGTTACAGCCTGGGCTACACCGCCGCTCAGATGGCCAGAGCCGGCCTCACCGGCTACACCGTAAAGGTGGCCAACACGGACCAGCCCGCCGACAAGTGGGTGGCCGGAGCCGTGCCCGTGACCAAGATGCTCAACATGGAGCAGCGGAAGGGCAAGCCCACCCCCGTGATCAAGAAGGCCCTGGTAGAGCTGGACGGCGCTCCCTTCAAGTTCTTTGCCGCCAACAGAGACCAGTGGGCAACGGAAGACTGCTACGTATATCCCGGCGCCATCCAGTATTTCGGACCTGCCGAGGTGTGCGACCAGCCCACCAAGACCCTGACCCTTGAAAAGAAAGCCTGACAGCAGGCAGCGTAAGGCTCCGGTTCACCGGAGCCTTTTGTATCTGAGGTAGTATATGAGAGAAAGGCTTTCCAGCCGTATCGGTTTTCTGATGCTCAGCGCCGGCAGCGCCATCGGCTGCGGCAACGTGTGGAAATTCCCCTGGCTCACGGGAGAAAACGGAGGCGGCCTCTTTGTGGCCGTGTATCTGCTGCTGGCGGCCCTGATAGGGCTTCCGGTGATGTGTATGGAGATATCTCTGGGGCGGGCCGCCCAGGCCAGCCCGGTGAAGATGTATGACAAGCTGCAGAAGCCGGGGCAGAAGTGGCATATCCACGGGTACATGTGCCTCGCTGCCAACGTCATCGTGTCCGCATTTTACAGCGTGGTGTGCGGCTGGCTCACCTATTACTTCGTATGCTTTGCCTGGGGCAGGCACGAAGACCTGACCTTTGCGGGCATGATCAGCGACCCTGCGGTCAACACCATATATATGGCGGCCGTGGTAGCCATGACCTTTTTTATCCTGTCCTTTGACCTCAAGAGAGGTCTGGAGCGGGTAAGCAAGGCGCTGATGGTGGCTCTCTTTTTGCTCATGGGCTTTCTGGCCGTCAGATGCTCCATGTTCCCCGGAGCCATAGAGGGGCTGAAGTTTTATCTGGTGCCGGATATGAGCAAGCTGAGCTGGAGCATAGTTCCCGCTGCCGCCAACCAGGCCTTCTTTTCCCTGTCCGTGGGCTTTGGTATAGTGGCGCTGTTCGGCAGCTACATAGACAAGGGCAGGAGCATCCTGGGCGAAGCCGCCACCATCGTGGTGATGGATTCCCTGGCCGCCATTCTGGCTGGGCTCATAGTATTTCCCACCTGCTTTGCCACGGGAGTGGACGTGGGCGCCGGCCCGGGGCTCCTGTTTGACACCATGGCGGAGGCCTTCAGAAATATGGCGGGAGGCAGGATCATAGGCTCGCTGTTCTTCCTGTTCATGGTGTTTGCCGCCCTTACCAGCATGCTGTCCATCTGCGAGACCATCCTGGGCTGCGTCCGGGAGCTGACCGGCTGGGACAGACACAGGGGCAGCGTGGTGTGCGGCGTCGGAGTGGCTCTGCTGAGCCTCACCACCGCCCTTGGCTACAGC
This genomic window from Abditibacteriota bacterium contains:
- a CDS encoding diphosphate--fructose-6-phosphate 1-phosphotransferase — translated: MIREISALQKARQAYIPKLPKALAGGKFKLSIGSPSEPAQDKDAIKALFPATYGQPVVSFVEGNGEGLTDKPINVAVILSGGQAPGGHNVIAGVFDGIKKANPNSKVYGFLKGPGGAINNNYTQLTTEFVDAYRNTGGFDMIMSGRDKIETPEQLESCEANFKKLGLSCVIIIGGDDSNTNAAVLAEYMKAKDTGVKVIGVPKTIDGDMKNDEIEASFGFDTACKTYSELIGNIERDASSAVKYWHFIKLMGRAASHVALECALQTQPNICLISEEVKEKKITLSEIVNSITDTIVRRAEAGKNYGVILIPEGLPEFIADIKTTIDEISDILGIDAAALADMDADAKAKHITGKLSAHSAEVFSSLPVADRQVLMTRDSHGNVPLSQVETEKLLISLVSDRIKQLKAEGKADKVKFKALGHFLGYEGRCAAPSNYDADYCYSLGYTAAQMARAGLTGYTVKVANTDQPADKWVAGAVPVTKMLNMEQRKGKPTPVIKKALVELDGAPFKFFAANRDQWATEDCYVYPGAIQYFGPAEVCDQPTKTLTLEKKA
- a CDS encoding sodium-dependent transporter, with amino-acid sequence MRERLSSRIGFLMLSAGSAIGCGNVWKFPWLTGENGGGLFVAVYLLLAALIGLPVMCMEISLGRAAQASPVKMYDKLQKPGQKWHIHGYMCLAANVIVSAFYSVVCGWLTYYFVCFAWGRHEDLTFAGMISDPAVNTIYMAAVVAMTFFILSFDLKRGLERVSKALMVALFLLMGFLAVRCSMFPGAIEGLKFYLVPDMSKLSWSIVPAAANQAFFSLSVGFGIVALFGSYIDKGRSILGEAATIVVMDSLAAILAGLIVFPTCFATGVDVGAGPGLLFDTMAEAFRNMAGGRIIGSLFFLFMVFAALTSMLSICETILGCVRELTGWDRHRGSVVCGVGVALLSLTTALGYSLWQFHPFGPDSSWLDLWDFAVTNLLFPLGALIIALFCTNARFGWGWDKLCEEANSGRGMKVKGWMKPVFAFIAPVSIFVLFVIGMLTFSWR